Proteins co-encoded in one Pyramidobacter porci genomic window:
- a CDS encoding JAB domain-containing protein: MALEMNASERPRERLVTRGPEALKTEELLAILFGTGREGCNVIEMSRELLNKYGSLKNLSRAHALELAGRSYPRDSVKGIGLAKAVTLLAALELGRRATSEEGRHDDLKSRLDFWTMQLSADEREFIIAIYLDRKDVPIADERLSFGGVDGAVLDAPYLMRRAVRLNCAALALVHNHPDGDLTPSDDDLFLSRSVAQMLHVLQIGYYGHYIAGGGRIRRICGDGSTGKDLVLNAAAVKP, encoded by the coding sequence ATGGCACTCGAGATGAACGCCAGCGAACGTCCGCGCGAACGGCTTGTGACCCGCGGCCCCGAAGCGCTGAAGACGGAGGAACTGCTGGCGATTCTTTTTGGTACGGGGCGCGAGGGCTGCAACGTGATCGAAATGTCGCGGGAGCTGCTGAACAAATACGGCTCTCTGAAAAATCTCTCCCGCGCTCACGCCTTGGAGCTGGCGGGGCGAAGCTACCCTCGTGACAGCGTCAAGGGCATCGGGTTGGCCAAGGCGGTGACGCTTCTGGCAGCGCTTGAGCTGGGGCGGCGGGCGACCAGCGAAGAAGGACGTCACGACGACCTGAAAAGCCGTCTTGACTTTTGGACCATGCAGCTGTCGGCAGACGAACGCGAGTTCATCATCGCTATCTATCTGGATCGTAAAGACGTTCCTATTGCGGACGAGCGCCTCTCGTTCGGGGGCGTCGACGGCGCCGTGCTGGACGCTCCCTATCTGATGCGCCGTGCCGTGCGGCTGAACTGCGCGGCGCTGGCGCTTGTGCATAACCATCCTGACGGCGACCTGACGCCGAGCGACGACGATCTTTTTCTGTCGCGTTCCGTGGCGCAGATGCTCCATGTACTTCAGATCGGTTATTACGGACATTACATTGCCGGCGGCGGCAGAATCCGGCGCATTTGTGGCGACGGCAGCACGGGCAAAGATCTTGTGCTGAATGCTGCCGCGGTAAAACCGTGA
- the mreB gene encoding rod shape-determining protein, whose translation MALFGRSGGVGVGIDLGTANVVVFQSDRGIVFDEPSCVAVRKLPRGGVEVIAYGHEAKAMIGKTPVGVSVIRPLRDGVIANFDMTEAVLRHFISKACAVGHFSNPQVVVSVPARVTEVERRAVVDAALGAGAREAYILDEPLAAALGAGLPINAPEGSMVLDIGSGTSEVAVISLGGLVVSNSLRIAGDSMDEAIIGLFRQKHALLIGESTAENVKNEIGSVLPLKEELEMEVKGRDLADGLPKVSRVSSVEVREVLLPIVSRIEDMVKVALEQTPPELSRDIVDNGIVLTGGASQLRGLPERLTRVLNAPVILSEEPIHAVANGVGLTLQNLGEMKRILTTVHKSQL comes from the coding sequence GTGGCTCTTTTCGGAAGATCCGGCGGTGTTGGCGTGGGAATCGATCTTGGTACCGCCAATGTCGTCGTTTTTCAGAGCGACCGGGGAATCGTCTTCGACGAGCCTTCCTGTGTGGCGGTGCGCAAACTGCCGCGCGGCGGCGTGGAAGTGATCGCTTACGGTCACGAGGCGAAAGCGATGATCGGCAAAACGCCTGTGGGCGTCTCGGTGATCCGACCGCTGCGCGACGGCGTCATCGCCAATTTCGACATGACCGAAGCCGTGCTGCGCCATTTTATCTCCAAAGCCTGCGCGGTCGGACATTTTTCCAATCCGCAGGTCGTTGTTTCCGTGCCCGCCCGGGTGACCGAGGTCGAGCGCCGCGCCGTCGTCGACGCCGCTTTGGGCGCCGGCGCGCGCGAAGCGTACATTCTCGACGAGCCGCTTGCGGCGGCGCTCGGTGCCGGTCTGCCGATCAACGCGCCGGAGGGCAGCATGGTGCTCGACATCGGTTCCGGCACCAGCGAAGTGGCCGTCATCTCTCTCGGCGGCCTGGTGGTGAGCAATTCGCTGCGCATCGCCGGCGACAGCATGGACGAAGCGATCATCGGCCTGTTCCGGCAGAAACACGCGCTGCTGATCGGCGAAAGCACGGCCGAAAACGTAAAAAACGAGATTGGTTCGGTGCTGCCGCTCAAGGAAGAGCTTGAGATGGAAGTGAAAGGGCGTGACCTGGCCGACGGCCTGCCCAAGGTGAGCCGCGTCAGTTCGGTGGAAGTCCGCGAGGTGCTGTTGCCGATCGTGTCCCGCATCGAAGACATGGTGAAAGTGGCCCTCGAACAGACGCCGCCGGAGCTCTCCCGCGACATCGTTGACAACGGCATCGTGCTGACCGGTGGCGCTTCGCAGCTGCGCGGTCTGCCGGAAAGGCTGACGCGGGTGCTGAACGCTCCCGTGATCCTTTCCGAAGAGCCCATCCACGCGGTCGCCAACGGCGTGGGGCTGACGCTGCAGAATTTAGGAGAAATGAAAAGGATCCTCACGACCGTCCACAAGAGTCAGCTCTGA
- a CDS encoding DHH family phosphoesterase: MCSFNDLDIYQPGEKTRDLARRLECSELAAAVLDSRAADEEQFRQLLNVPDLRRQLDELFLGRAASAARELWLKAVPGKRVFVYGDYDVDGVSSTVIALELAQQSGAAEAVYYIPDRRSEGYGLHPANMRRIIADGFETLIVADCGSKDVEAVEMARAAGMDVLIFDHHAVEGDIVRIDSLVNPQMDGDAEAKRLCATAVLWCWAWQSHILPESRLAGMLQLAALATVSDCMPLGPLNRSLTREGIKMMRRAPRRGLRELLRSLCPNEPDSMIDENRLSMKVIPCLNAAGRVQVADVAVNVLSGLGSPLELQRSVDQLLDLNRRRRDISAAICTSINAGLEQGERSQVLFNGSWPVGILSAIASRLCSEHNKAFALAAPSGGGIRGTLRVPSGANAVELLKSLDDLLDAWGGHKSAAGFSVDQLKWPRLERELNSLLQNIKVEKTPEEVIEFEPDRITGAAWDEVQRIGPFGNGNPLPAFFVPLDARTTYAPLGKRGLHTRVLFGGNALLAFNGAEQIERTEGIRGWIYRPRPNLWQGRVSLQYIVEGIVVA; encoded by the coding sequence GTGTGTTCGTTCAATGATTTGGATATTTACCAGCCCGGCGAAAAGACCCGCGACCTCGCCCGCCGGCTGGAATGTTCGGAGCTGGCCGCCGCGGTGCTGGACAGCCGCGCTGCGGACGAAGAACAGTTCCGGCAGCTGCTGAACGTCCCTGATCTTCGCAGGCAGTTGGACGAGCTTTTTCTCGGGCGCGCGGCCTCGGCGGCGCGGGAGCTGTGGCTGAAAGCGGTGCCCGGGAAAAGAGTTTTCGTCTACGGAGATTACGATGTGGACGGCGTCTCGTCCACGGTGATCGCGCTCGAACTGGCACAGCAGAGCGGCGCGGCCGAAGCGGTCTATTACATTCCCGACCGCCGTTCCGAGGGCTACGGCCTGCATCCTGCAAACATGCGCCGCATCATCGCCGACGGTTTCGAGACGCTGATCGTGGCCGACTGCGGTTCGAAAGACGTGGAAGCCGTAGAGATGGCGCGCGCTGCCGGGATGGACGTCTTGATCTTTGACCATCACGCCGTGGAGGGCGACATCGTTCGGATCGACTCGTTGGTCAATCCCCAGATGGACGGCGACGCCGAGGCCAAACGGCTTTGCGCGACGGCCGTTTTGTGGTGCTGGGCCTGGCAGTCGCATATTTTGCCCGAGAGCCGCCTGGCCGGCATGCTTCAGCTGGCAGCGCTGGCCACGGTGTCCGACTGCATGCCGCTGGGGCCGCTGAACCGCTCGCTGACGCGCGAAGGCATCAAAATGATGCGCCGCGCGCCGCGCCGCGGGCTGCGCGAGCTGCTGCGCTCCCTGTGCCCGAACGAACCCGACTCGATGATCGACGAAAACCGTCTGTCCATGAAGGTGATCCCCTGTCTCAACGCCGCCGGGCGCGTGCAGGTGGCCGACGTGGCGGTCAACGTGCTTTCGGGGCTGGGATCGCCTCTGGAACTGCAGCGCAGCGTCGATCAGCTGCTGGATCTCAACCGCCGCCGCCGCGACATTTCCGCGGCGATCTGCACGAGCATCAACGCCGGTTTGGAGCAGGGCGAGCGGTCGCAGGTCCTGTTCAACGGCAGCTGGCCGGTGGGGATCTTGAGCGCCATCGCCAGCCGCCTGTGCAGCGAGCACAACAAGGCTTTCGCGCTGGCCGCGCCGTCGGGCGGCGGGATCCGCGGCACTCTGCGCGTGCCCAGCGGCGCCAATGCGGTGGAACTGCTGAAAAGCCTCGACGATCTGCTCGACGCCTGGGGCGGGCACAAAAGCGCCGCGGGATTCTCCGTCGATCAGCTCAAGTGGCCTCGTCTGGAGCGGGAGCTGAACAGTCTGCTCCAGAATATCAAAGTCGAAAAAACGCCCGAAGAGGTGATCGAGTTCGAGCCCGATCGGATCACCGGCGCGGCCTGGGACGAGGTGCAGCGCATCGGGCCTTTCGGCAACGGCAACCCTTTGCCGGCTTTTTTCGTGCCGCTGGACGCCCGCACGACCTACGCGCCGCTGGGCAAGCGCGGCCTGCATACCCGCGTGCTCTTCGGCGGCAACGCGCTGCTCGCCTTCAACGGCGCCGAGCAGATCGAACGCACGGAAGGCATCCGTGGCTGGATTTACCGTCCCCGCCCGAATCTGTGGCAGGGGCGCGTCAGCCTGCAGTACATCGTTGAAGGCATTGTGGTGGCCTGA
- the dtd gene encoding D-aminoacyl-tRNA deacylase: protein MRAVVQRVTSSSVDSEGVRVGSIGRGFCVLLGVTHGDTEADACWLADKIAELRVFEGENGKLNRSLVDVGGAMLIVSQFTLYGDCRRGRRPSFSEAARPEQANALYEKFVECVRSRGIPAETGVFQTMMTVNIVNDGPVTLIIDTPEREKEP from the coding sequence ATGAGAGCTGTGGTGCAGAGGGTGACCTCGTCCTCCGTCGATTCCGAAGGCGTCCGCGTCGGCTCTATCGGCAGGGGCTTCTGCGTGCTGCTGGGCGTGACGCACGGCGACACCGAAGCCGACGCCTGCTGGTTGGCTGATAAAATCGCGGAACTGCGCGTGTTCGAAGGCGAAAACGGCAAATTGAATCGCTCGCTGGTCGACGTGGGCGGAGCGATGCTGATCGTTTCCCAATTTACGCTGTACGGCGACTGCCGCCGCGGCCGCCGCCCCTCCTTTTCGGAGGCGGCACGGCCCGAGCAGGCGAACGCGCTTTACGAGAAATTTGTCGAATGCGTCCGCTCTCGGGGTATTCCCGCCGAGACGGGCGTGTTTCAGACCATGATGACGGTGAATATCGTCAATGACGGACCTGTCACGTTGATTATCGATACTCCGGAGAGAGAGAAAGAGCCATGA
- the secD gene encoding protein translocase subunit SecD, with product MLRKDRWRLIFMAAVIAISAVVVLRGKVNLGLDLRGGAHIVLQASGTEDVPLTPDSLDRLRTVLEKRVNQYGLTEPTLQKQGADRMIVDLPGVEDPQAALRLIGSTALLEFREVVRTLYSAAPLPPQAERKNYDSDEEFNAAVKRWNDYKAQLEESQAKAMEQAKNFKGEEGQIVAGDDDGSIYLLGKPMLTGNELSNATSGFDQLGRPDVSLEFNSTGSELFEKATEATVGRQLAMVLDGSVISAPRVNERISGGKAQITGHFSVEDAKGLAVMLRAGALPVNVSILENRSVGPSLGSDSINAGAYAGMIGLAAVFLFMLVYYRLWGVTADLSLCTTLLVLFALLMAFKATLTLPGIAGIILTIGMAVDSNILIFERIREEMRAGKTPNATLTSGFSNALTTILDSNITTVIAAAVLYYYGSGPLRGFAMTLTLGIIASLFSALVVNRVLLQLMVNYGSKTFQARK from the coding sequence ATGTTGAGAAAGGATCGTTGGCGGCTGATTTTCATGGCGGCCGTCATCGCAATTTCGGCCGTCGTGGTTCTGCGCGGCAAAGTGAATTTGGGCCTGGACCTTCGCGGCGGCGCTCATATCGTGCTTCAGGCCAGCGGCACCGAGGACGTGCCGCTGACGCCCGACAGCCTTGACCGTCTGCGCACGGTGCTCGAAAAACGAGTGAATCAGTACGGCCTGACCGAGCCGACGCTGCAGAAGCAGGGCGCCGACCGCATGATCGTCGATCTTCCCGGCGTGGAAGACCCTCAGGCGGCTTTGAGGTTGATCGGCAGCACGGCGTTGCTGGAATTCCGCGAAGTGGTGCGGACGCTTTACAGCGCCGCGCCTCTGCCGCCGCAGGCGGAGCGCAAGAACTACGACAGCGACGAGGAGTTCAACGCCGCCGTCAAACGCTGGAACGATTACAAGGCTCAGCTCGAAGAGAGCCAGGCCAAGGCCATGGAACAGGCCAAGAACTTCAAGGGCGAAGAGGGACAGATCGTCGCCGGCGACGACGACGGTTCTATTTACCTGCTCGGCAAGCCGATGCTGACGGGCAACGAGCTGAGCAACGCCACGTCCGGTTTCGATCAGCTGGGGCGCCCCGACGTCTCCCTCGAGTTCAACAGCACTGGCTCGGAACTTTTTGAAAAGGCGACGGAGGCGACCGTCGGCCGTCAGCTGGCTATGGTGCTCGACGGCTCGGTCATCTCGGCCCCCCGCGTCAACGAGCGCATTTCCGGCGGCAAAGCGCAGATCACGGGACATTTTTCCGTGGAGGATGCCAAAGGGCTGGCGGTCATGCTCCGCGCCGGCGCTCTGCCCGTGAACGTGTCCATTCTCGAGAATCGTTCCGTCGGCCCGTCGCTGGGTTCCGATTCGATCAACGCCGGCGCTTATGCGGGAATGATCGGTCTGGCGGCCGTGTTCCTTTTCATGCTCGTTTACTACCGCCTGTGGGGCGTCACGGCCGACCTGTCGCTGTGCACGACGCTGCTGGTGCTTTTCGCGCTGCTGATGGCGTTCAAGGCGACGCTGACGCTGCCCGGCATCGCCGGCATCATCCTCACCATCGGCATGGCGGTGGACAGCAACATCCTGATCTTCGAGCGCATCAGGGAAGAAATGCGCGCGGGCAAAACGCCCAACGCGACGCTGACTTCGGGATTCAGCAACGCTCTGACGACTATCCTTGACTCCAACATCACCACGGTCATCGCCGCCGCCGTTCTGTATTATTACGGCAGCGGCCCTCTGCGTGGCTTCGCCATGACGCTGACGCTCGGCATCATTGCCAGCCTTTTCAGCGCGCTGGTAGTCAACCGCGTGCTGCTGCAGCTCATGGTGAACTACGGAAGCAAGACCTTTCAGGCGCGCAAGTAA
- a CDS encoding MBL fold metallo-hydrolase produces the protein MNYKRIPLGPLWTNSYVIDDGRGTAFCIDAGGDPADVLAYLRNERLKLAAIVLTHCHMDHILGCAALKKATGAVLYAPADDEPLLADPNRNLAGEFGYEIEAVQPDCLVRDGDVFSVGGISLTALHTPGHTPGSTCYVAEQDGEKLLVSGDTLFARSIGRTDLTGGDSEAMSRSLARLNAIVGDMAVLPGHGPETTLQKEREWNPFLKD, from the coding sequence ATGAATTACAAACGCATTCCTCTTGGCCCGCTGTGGACCAATTCCTACGTGATCGACGACGGCCGCGGTACGGCCTTCTGCATCGACGCCGGGGGCGATCCAGCCGATGTGCTTGCTTACCTGCGCAACGAACGGCTGAAGTTGGCGGCGATCGTTCTGACCCACTGCCATATGGATCACATCCTCGGCTGCGCAGCGCTGAAAAAAGCGACCGGCGCCGTGCTGTACGCGCCGGCGGACGACGAACCGCTGCTCGCGGATCCCAATCGGAACCTGGCTGGCGAGTTCGGCTACGAGATCGAGGCGGTGCAGCCCGACTGCCTTGTGCGCGACGGCGACGTTTTTTCCGTCGGCGGCATCTCGCTGACGGCGCTGCACACGCCGGGGCATACGCCGGGCAGCACCTGCTACGTTGCCGAACAGGACGGGGAAAAACTGCTTGTTTCCGGCGACACGCTTTTTGCCCGCAGCATTGGCCGCACCGATCTGACCGGCGGCGACAGTGAGGCCATGTCCCGTTCGCTGGCTCGTCTCAACGCCATTGTGGGCGACATGGCCGTGCTTCCCGGCCATGGTCCCGAGACGACGCTCCAAAAAGAGCGTGAGTGGAACCCTTTTTTGAAGGACTGA
- a CDS encoding RelA/SpoT family protein encodes MALTENAAVAAAERNRKKNTEELGAPVAQGTVEAPRRPETETFKFAVSRVNPSIPDGEGAAVPARDDSGAALKKEQNMLRDSYMGRLPAPQRSVTVSFAWKELWGKASRYLSHDDLKQLGEALVFAAQAHGDQMRASGEPYVIHPVYVTSILADMRMDLPTLQAGLLHDVLEDTPVTADEMKNRFGATVEMLVDGVTKLGKLPFKTFEDYQAENLRKMFLVMAKDIRVVLIKLADRTHNMRSLGALRRDKQQRIAKETLEIYAPLAHRLGIYQVKRTLEDLAFKYYDPTMYYDIKRRVKKRLPEREAIVNQAMEALGERLRSIGIEAHIKGRAKHFYSIFEKMNRKKLSVEQLYDLLALRVIVNDVTTCYTVLGIVHTLWKPIPGQFDDYIANPKNNMYRSLHTTVMGPQGEPLEVQIRTWEMHWLAEYGVAAHWRYKEGQGRINELDQKLEWIRKTLENGPETNSQEFMERLRDDVLTSDVFVFTPEGDVKSLPRGSCPVDFAYAVHSRIGEQYVGAMVNNRIVAADYVLHNGDIVKIMTSPQGKPSRDWANFVKSSKAKSRIRSYFKRLDSQEKNENIQRGRELLERELKTRLGENFKPVDEVIPCISRIAHDVSCNNADDVLAAIGSGAIGPAGIAQRVCVALNTPVADAVPQTPEAVGQKPHSFAQKGADVIVEGASGIVVTLAHCCQPVPGDAIVGFSTKVRGIMVHRENCPRLEKAAPDRLIPVSWGNTDKKKYDARIVIDALDRPGLFGDIAQVCGNGGINITSVMASQMGSGNSRMKMDIAVQDLEQLYSIIARLNGIRDVINVYRG; translated from the coding sequence ATGGCATTGACGGAAAACGCGGCTGTCGCCGCGGCTGAGCGCAACCGGAAAAAGAATACGGAAGAGCTCGGCGCGCCCGTCGCGCAGGGAACTGTGGAAGCGCCGCGCCGTCCCGAGACGGAAACTTTCAAGTTCGCCGTTTCCCGCGTCAATCCCTCGATTCCCGACGGAGAAGGCGCCGCCGTCCCGGCGCGGGATGACTCCGGCGCGGCGCTCAAAAAAGAGCAGAATATGCTACGCGACAGCTACATGGGGCGCCTGCCGGCGCCGCAGCGTTCGGTAACCGTCAGTTTTGCCTGGAAGGAGCTGTGGGGCAAGGCGTCGCGTTACCTGTCGCATGACGATCTCAAACAGCTTGGCGAGGCGTTGGTGTTTGCCGCGCAGGCACACGGCGATCAGATGCGCGCCTCCGGCGAGCCTTACGTCATTCATCCCGTTTACGTCACGTCCATCCTTGCCGACATGCGCATGGATCTGCCAACGCTGCAGGCCGGTCTGCTGCACGACGTGCTCGAGGACACGCCCGTGACCGCCGACGAGATGAAAAACCGTTTTGGGGCGACCGTGGAAATGCTCGTGGACGGCGTCACCAAGCTGGGCAAGCTGCCGTTCAAGACGTTCGAGGATTATCAAGCGGAAAACCTGCGCAAGATGTTCCTCGTCATGGCCAAGGACATCCGCGTCGTCCTTATCAAGCTGGCCGACCGCACGCACAACATGCGCAGCCTCGGCGCCCTGCGCCGCGACAAACAGCAGCGCATCGCCAAGGAGACGCTGGAGATTTACGCGCCGCTGGCGCACCGGCTCGGCATCTATCAGGTCAAGCGTACGCTCGAGGATCTTGCCTTCAAGTATTACGATCCGACCATGTATTACGACATCAAGCGGCGCGTTAAAAAGCGCCTGCCGGAGCGCGAAGCCATCGTCAACCAGGCCATGGAGGCTTTGGGCGAGCGGCTCAGGTCGATAGGCATCGAAGCTCACATCAAGGGGCGGGCCAAGCACTTTTACAGCATCTTTGAAAAGATGAACCGCAAGAAACTGTCGGTGGAACAGCTTTACGACCTTTTGGCCTTGAGGGTCATCGTGAACGACGTGACGACGTGCTACACAGTCCTCGGTATCGTCCACACGCTGTGGAAGCCCATCCCCGGACAATTCGACGATTATATTGCCAACCCCAAGAACAACATGTACCGTTCCCTTCACACCACGGTCATGGGGCCGCAGGGCGAGCCGCTGGAAGTGCAGATCCGTACCTGGGAGATGCACTGGCTGGCCGAGTACGGCGTGGCCGCTCACTGGCGGTACAAGGAAGGACAGGGACGCATCAACGAGCTGGATCAGAAGCTCGAATGGATCCGCAAGACCCTCGAGAACGGGCCGGAGACCAACAGTCAGGAGTTTATGGAGCGCCTGCGCGACGACGTGCTGACCTCGGACGTGTTCGTCTTCACGCCCGAAGGCGACGTCAAGAGCCTGCCCCGCGGCAGCTGCCCTGTGGATTTCGCTTATGCCGTGCACAGTCGTATCGGCGAGCAGTACGTCGGCGCCATGGTCAACAACCGGATTGTCGCCGCCGATTACGTGCTGCACAACGGCGACATCGTCAAGATCATGACTTCGCCGCAGGGAAAGCCCTCGCGCGACTGGGCCAATTTCGTCAAGAGCAGCAAGGCGAAAAGCCGTATCCGCAGCTACTTCAAGCGCCTCGATTCGCAGGAAAAAAACGAGAACATCCAGCGCGGCCGCGAACTGCTGGAGCGGGAATTGAAGACGCGCCTCGGCGAGAATTTCAAACCCGTGGACGAAGTCATTCCCTGCATCAGCCGCATCGCTCACGACGTGAGCTGCAATAACGCCGACGACGTGCTGGCGGCGATCGGTTCCGGCGCGATTGGGCCGGCGGGCATCGCACAGAGAGTCTGCGTGGCGCTGAACACGCCCGTCGCCGACGCGGTGCCGCAGACGCCGGAAGCGGTAGGGCAGAAGCCTCACAGTTTTGCTCAAAAAGGGGCCGACGTGATCGTCGAAGGCGCATCCGGTATCGTCGTGACGTTGGCTCACTGTTGCCAGCCCGTGCCCGGCGACGCCATCGTGGGATTTTCCACGAAGGTGCGCGGCATCATGGTCCATCGCGAGAACTGCCCGCGCCTCGAAAAAGCCGCGCCTGACCGCCTGATTCCCGTGTCCTGGGGCAACACGGACAAAAAGAAGTACGACGCGCGCATCGTCATCGACGCGCTCGACCGCCCCGGCCTTTTCGGCGACATCGCACAGGTTTGCGGCAACGGCGGCATCAATATCACGTCGGTGATGGCCAGTCAGATGGGCAGCGGCAATTCGCGCATGAAAATGGATATCGCCGTGCAGGATCTGGAACAGCTGTATTCCATCATTGCCCGTCTGAACGGCATCCGCGACGTGATCAACGTATACAGGGGGTAG
- a CDS encoding lipopolysaccharide assembly protein LapA domain-containing protein has product MRSYGLGLGFVAVWAATYAVQNQDILAVRFLAWDFALPQGLWEIFLFFFGIVVMWLISLAASWEGRFRSRREIERARRRIAALEKERGALLAAMKAAGASQEEITFIENGTSL; this is encoded by the coding sequence ATGAGAAGTTACGGGCTGGGGCTTGGCTTTGTCGCCGTCTGGGCGGCGACTTACGCGGTGCAGAATCAGGATATTCTGGCGGTGCGCTTTTTGGCCTGGGATTTTGCGCTGCCTCAGGGACTCTGGGAGATTTTTCTGTTTTTTTTCGGTATCGTCGTGATGTGGCTGATCTCGCTGGCCGCTTCGTGGGAAGGGCGATTCCGCAGCCGTCGTGAGATCGAGCGCGCCCGCCGCCGCATCGCCGCGCTGGAGAAAGAACGCGGCGCGCTGCTGGCGGCGATGAAAGCCGCCGGCGCGTCTCAGGAAGAGATCACTTTCATCGAAAACGGCACGTCGCTGTAA
- the secF gene encoding protein translocase subunit SecF has product MRRNIPFMRYRKVWLAIAAFFVLGSLGLVATRGFNLGIDFTGGNLLQIEFPEAVKVGQVREAMAKVGYGSAVIQSYSDKGVMIRLQGSSELTPAELRDKIIKAVDALHTGSVKLVNFEMVGPTVGSELRNQAILASTIALAGILLYITFRFRFRFALVSVLALIHDTLLTLGLFSLLHVELGMTFIAAILTTIGYSLNNTIVILDRVRENWHSLPKVGMPQLLDDSINQTLARTINTSLTTFFPVLAFYVWGGPVLAGFSLAIMAGIIVGGFSSVCVTTSILCLWHEISPEK; this is encoded by the coding sequence ATGAGACGAAATATCCCTTTTATGCGTTATCGTAAGGTCTGGCTGGCGATCGCGGCGTTCTTCGTGCTCGGCAGTCTGGGGCTGGTCGCGACCCGCGGCTTCAACCTCGGCATCGACTTCACGGGCGGCAACCTGCTCCAGATCGAATTTCCCGAAGCGGTCAAGGTCGGACAGGTGCGCGAAGCCATGGCGAAAGTCGGCTACGGCAGCGCCGTGATCCAGTCGTACAGCGACAAAGGCGTGATGATCCGTTTGCAGGGCAGCAGCGAGCTGACGCCGGCCGAACTGCGCGACAAGATCATCAAGGCGGTGGACGCGCTCCATACGGGCAGCGTCAAGCTGGTCAACTTCGAAATGGTCGGCCCCACGGTCGGATCGGAGCTGCGCAATCAGGCCATTTTGGCCTCGACGATCGCGCTGGCGGGCATTTTGCTGTACATCACGTTCCGCTTCCGCTTCCGCTTCGCGCTGGTCAGCGTGCTGGCGCTGATCCACGATACGCTGCTGACGCTGGGCCTGTTCAGCCTGCTGCACGTGGAGCTGGGCATGACGTTTATCGCCGCCATTCTGACGACGATCGGCTATTCGCTGAACAACACCATCGTCATTTTGGACCGCGTGCGCGAAAACTGGCACAGCCTGCCAAAGGTGGGAATGCCGCAGCTGCTGGACGATTCCATCAACCAGACGCTGGCCCGCACGATCAACACGTCGCTGACCACGTTTTTCCCGGTGCTGGCGTTCTACGTCTGGGGCGGTCCGGTCCTGGCCGGCTTTTCGCTGGCCATCATGGCGGGCATCATCGTCGGCGGTTTCAGTTCCGTCTGCGTGACAACGTCGATCCTGTGCCTGTGGCATGAGATCTCTCCCGAAAAATAA
- a CDS encoding rod shape-determining protein MreC produces MAERWNFERELVIGLICIVACVLLALGATGSERTRHAMDITASMLAPLEKPAVFVIDRVERFRRWASERRDLLMELEELREENRALRLQAGEEISAEFKRRARPGNRFPIVFRDPGMWWEELRIGTGDEKYAPGCAVLDGSDLVGVITSQRGGSAWVRLITSAGFYVPVVVEETREIGVVTGDNEGGVWVRYLPSDGDYKPGMKILTVLGSRLPVGLPVGELTSERRTVTAGVDEFRVKTGADLFRLQYVSVLGGLQP; encoded by the coding sequence ATGGCAGAGCGTTGGAACTTTGAACGGGAGTTGGTTATCGGCCTGATCTGCATCGTCGCCTGTGTGCTTCTCGCCTTGGGAGCGACTGGAAGCGAGCGGACGCGCCATGCCATGGATATAACCGCATCGATGCTGGCCCCGCTTGAGAAACCGGCAGTCTTTGTGATCGATCGCGTCGAGCGATTTCGTCGTTGGGCCTCTGAACGTCGGGATCTGCTGATGGAGCTGGAGGAGTTGCGCGAAGAGAATCGCGCGCTGCGTCTGCAGGCGGGAGAGGAAATCTCGGCGGAGTTTAAACGGCGTGCCCGTCCCGGCAATCGTTTTCCGATCGTTTTTCGTGATCCCGGCATGTGGTGGGAAGAACTTCGCATCGGTACCGGCGACGAAAAATACGCCCCCGGCTGCGCCGTGCTCGACGGCTCCGATCTGGTCGGCGTAATCACTTCGCAGCGCGGCGGCAGCGCCTGGGTACGTTTGATTACCAGCGCCGGCTTCTATGTTCCCGTGGTGGTGGAAGAAACGCGTGAAATCGGCGTTGTCACGGGAGACAACGAAGGTGGCGTGTGGGTTAGGTATTTGCCTTCCGACGGTGATTACAAGCCGGGAATGAAAATCCTGACCGTTTTGGGCAGCCGCCTGCCGGTCGGCTTGCCGGTGGGCGAGCTGACTTCCGAACGGCGGACGGTGACGGCAGGCGTCGACGAATTTCGCGTCAAAACAGGAGCCGATCTGTTCAGACTTCAATATGTGTCTGTGCTGGGAGGTTTGCAGCCATGA